One Mycolicibacterium parafortuitum DNA segment encodes these proteins:
- the rpsA gene encoding 30S ribosomal protein S1, with the protein MPSPSVTSPQVAVNDIGSAEDFLAAIDKTIKYFNDGDIVEGTIVKVDRDEVLLDIGYKTEGVIPSRELSIKHDVDPNEVVSVGDEVEALVLTKEDKEGRLILSKKRAQYERAWGTIEELKEKDEAVKGTVIEVVKGGLILDIGLRGFLPASLVEMRRVRDLQPYIGKEIEAKIIELDKNRNNVVLSRRAWLEQTQSEVRSEFLNQLTKGAIRKGVVSSIVNFGAFVDLGGVDGLVHVSELSWKHIDHPSEVVQVGDEVTVEVLDVDMDRERVSLSLKATQEDPWRHFARTHAIGQIVPGKVTKLVPFGAFVRVEEGIEGLVHISELSERHVEVPDQVVQVGDDAMVKVIDIDLERRRISLSLKQANEDYSDEFEAWKYGMADSYDDQGNYIFPEGFDAETNEWLEGFEKQRDEWEARYAEAERRHKMHTAQMEKFAKAEAEAVAEAATRPTSSSSSSRSEESAGGSLASDAQLAALREKLAGNA; encoded by the coding sequence ATGCCAAGTCCCTCCGTCACGTCCCCGCAAGTTGCCGTCAACGACATCGGCTCCGCGGAAGACTTCCTCGCCGCCATCGACAAGACCATCAAGTACTTCAACGATGGCGACATCGTCGAAGGGACCATCGTCAAGGTGGACCGCGACGAAGTCCTGCTCGATATCGGCTACAAGACCGAAGGTGTCATCCCTTCGCGCGAACTCTCCATCAAGCACGACGTCGACCCCAATGAGGTCGTTTCCGTGGGCGATGAGGTCGAGGCCCTCGTTCTCACCAAAGAGGACAAAGAAGGCCGTCTGATCCTGTCCAAGAAGCGCGCTCAGTACGAGCGGGCCTGGGGCACCATCGAAGAGCTCAAGGAGAAGGACGAGGCCGTCAAGGGCACCGTCATCGAGGTCGTCAAGGGCGGCCTGATCCTCGACATCGGCCTGCGCGGCTTCCTGCCCGCATCGCTGGTCGAGATGCGTCGCGTCCGCGATCTGCAGCCGTACATCGGCAAGGAGATCGAGGCCAAGATCATCGAGCTCGACAAGAACCGCAACAACGTGGTGCTCTCGCGCCGCGCCTGGCTGGAGCAGACGCAGTCCGAGGTGCGCAGCGAGTTCCTCAACCAGCTCACCAAGGGCGCCATCCGCAAGGGTGTCGTGTCCTCGATCGTCAACTTCGGCGCCTTCGTCGATCTCGGCGGCGTCGACGGCCTGGTGCACGTCTCCGAGCTGTCGTGGAAGCACATCGACCACCCGTCCGAGGTCGTCCAGGTCGGCGACGAGGTCACCGTCGAGGTGCTCGACGTCGACATGGACCGCGAGCGGGTTTCGCTGTCGCTCAAGGCGACTCAGGAAGATCCGTGGCGCCACTTCGCGCGTACCCACGCGATCGGCCAGATCGTCCCGGGCAAGGTCACCAAGCTCGTCCCGTTCGGCGCGTTCGTGCGTGTCGAGGAGGGCATCGAGGGCCTGGTGCACATCTCGGAGCTGTCCGAGCGCCACGTCGAGGTCCCGGACCAGGTGGTCCAGGTCGGCGACGACGCGATGGTCAAGGTCATCGACATCGACCTGGAGCGTCGCCGGATCTCGCTGAGCCTCAAGCAGGCCAACGAGGACTACTCCGACGAGTTCGAGGCCTGGAAGTACGGCATGGCCGACAGCTACGACGACCAGGGCAACTACATCTTCCCCGAGGGCTTCGACGCCGAGACCAACGAATGGCTCGAAGGCTTCGAGAAGCAGCGTGACGAGTGGGAGGCGCGCTACGCCGAGGCCGAGCGCCGCCACAAGATGCACACTGCGCAGATGGAGAAGTTCGCCAAGGCTGAGGCCGAAGCGGTCGCCGAGGCCGCGACGCGGCCGACCAGCAGCAGCAGCTCGTCCCGCTCCGAGGAGTCGGCGGGCGGATCGCTGGCCAGCGATGCGCAGCTGGCTGCTCTGCGGGAGAAGCTCGCAGGCAACGCCTAA
- the aztD gene encoding zinc metallochaperone AztD produces MMTSRLLALLSVVAFGAGCTAAPDSPAPPGPSAPSAPSAPTEESSATPRLALSYDGGVLVLDARTLNQVADIPIDGFVRLNSAGNGRHVLVSQGDGFAVLDMGTWTDTHGDHGHHYTAAPAMTEMRFGGQEPGHVVAHDDRLTLFSDGTGTVDVVDPGELLHGHATADTVVTTAPHHGVAVARADGSVVVSVGDEQGRSGLEILDAAGTRIAVSDRCPNLHGEAAASGGALTFGCEDGVLIVRGNTIEKLTSPDPYGRIGNQAGSAASPVVLGDYKTDPDAEIERPQRITLIDTATGALRVVPLQASYSFRSLDRGPGGEAVVLGTDGALHVFDPVSARRIAHYPAIGAWTEPRQWQAPMPNLHVQDGVAYVSDPATQRVVAIGLADGAVVAEATVGRPTIELTGVEG; encoded by the coding sequence ATGATGACCTCTCGCCTCCTCGCGCTGCTGTCCGTCGTCGCCTTCGGGGCCGGGTGCACCGCGGCGCCCGACAGTCCCGCCCCACCCGGCCCGAGTGCGCCGAGTGCGCCGAGTGCGCCGACCGAGGAATCGTCCGCGACGCCACGGCTGGCGCTCAGCTACGACGGGGGCGTCCTGGTCCTCGACGCCCGGACGTTGAACCAGGTCGCCGACATCCCGATCGACGGCTTCGTGCGGCTGAACAGCGCGGGCAACGGCCGCCACGTGCTGGTCTCGCAGGGCGACGGATTCGCGGTACTCGACATGGGCACCTGGACCGACACCCACGGTGACCACGGACACCACTACACCGCGGCGCCCGCGATGACCGAGATGCGGTTCGGCGGGCAGGAACCCGGGCACGTCGTCGCCCACGACGACCGGCTGACCCTGTTCAGCGACGGCACCGGGACGGTCGACGTCGTGGACCCGGGTGAGCTGCTCCACGGTCACGCGACAGCGGACACCGTGGTGACGACCGCGCCGCACCACGGTGTGGCGGTCGCGCGTGCCGACGGCAGCGTCGTCGTCAGCGTCGGCGACGAGCAGGGGCGCAGCGGCCTGGAGATCCTGGATGCGGCAGGGACGCGGATCGCCGTGAGCGACCGGTGCCCGAACCTGCACGGCGAAGCCGCCGCGTCCGGTGGCGCGCTGACGTTCGGCTGCGAGGACGGCGTGCTGATCGTGCGGGGCAACACCATCGAGAAGCTCACGAGCCCGGACCCGTACGGGCGGATCGGGAACCAGGCCGGCAGCGCGGCCTCCCCGGTCGTCCTCGGCGACTACAAGACCGACCCGGACGCGGAAATCGAACGGCCCCAGCGGATCACGCTGATCGACACGGCCACGGGCGCACTGCGGGTGGTCCCGCTGCAGGCGAGCTACAGCTTCCGCTCGCTGGACCGCGGACCCGGCGGCGAAGCCGTCGTCCTGGGCACCGACGGAGCCCTGCACGTGTTCGATCCCGTCAGCGCCCGGCGCATCGCGCACTATCCCGCCATCGGCGCGTGGACGGAACCACGGCAGTGGCAGGCGCCGATGCCGAATCTGCACGTGCAGGACGGCGTCGCCTACGTCAGCGACCCCGCCACGCAGCGTGTCGTGGCGATCGGTCTCGCCGACGGTGCGGTGGTCGCCGAGGCTACCGTCGGCCGGCCCACGATCGAGCTGACGGGCGTCGAAGGATGA
- the coaE gene encoding dephospho-CoA kinase, whose product MLRIGLTGGIGAGKSTVSATFSDLGAVVVDGDVIAREVVEPGTPGLAKLVDAFGDEILLPDGALNRPALAAIAFSDDEKRATLNGIVHPLVAHRRSELIAAAHDDAVIVEDIPLLVESQMAPMFPLVIIVHADAELRVRRLIEYRNFSEEDARARIAAQATEEQRRAVADVWLDNSGSAGELVEKARALWHERIQPFAHNLKAGQPAPAKPHIVPPDPQWAAQAQRILARLRTACGHRAVRVDHIGSTAVPDLDAKDVIDIQVTVASLQVADELADAMSAAGYVQVPITADVAKPDARSTVAGFDHVTDDSHWQKRLFCSADPGRPTNVHVRVDGWPGQQFALLFVDWVTANPEVRAEYLALKRRVSAQEHATTGAYADAKEPWFLDAYRRAWEWADTTGWRPGGPAQAGGGAG is encoded by the coding sequence GTGCTGCGCATTGGATTGACCGGAGGTATCGGGGCGGGCAAGTCGACGGTGTCGGCCACCTTCAGCGACCTGGGAGCCGTCGTCGTCGACGGCGACGTGATCGCCCGCGAGGTCGTCGAGCCCGGAACGCCGGGCCTGGCCAAGCTCGTCGATGCGTTCGGCGACGAGATCCTGCTCCCCGACGGCGCGCTGAACCGCCCGGCGCTGGCGGCGATCGCGTTCAGCGACGACGAGAAGCGGGCCACGTTGAACGGGATCGTGCATCCCCTTGTGGCGCACCGGCGTTCGGAGCTGATCGCTGCGGCCCACGATGACGCCGTGATCGTCGAGGACATCCCGCTGCTGGTGGAATCGCAGATGGCGCCGATGTTCCCGCTCGTGATCATCGTGCACGCGGACGCGGAGCTGCGGGTCCGGCGACTCATCGAATACCGCAACTTCTCCGAGGAGGACGCGCGGGCGCGCATCGCCGCGCAGGCCACCGAGGAGCAGCGGCGCGCGGTCGCCGATGTGTGGCTGGACAATTCCGGAAGCGCCGGCGAGCTCGTCGAGAAGGCCAGGGCGCTGTGGCACGAGCGGATCCAGCCGTTCGCGCACAACCTGAAAGCGGGACAGCCGGCCCCCGCGAAGCCGCACATCGTCCCCCCCGATCCGCAGTGGGCCGCGCAGGCGCAGCGCATCCTGGCCCGGCTGCGCACCGCGTGCGGTCACCGCGCGGTGCGCGTCGACCACATCGGCTCCACCGCGGTGCCGGACCTGGACGCCAAGGACGTCATCGACATCCAGGTCACCGTTGCGTCCCTGCAGGTCGCCGACGAACTGGCCGACGCGATGTCGGCCGCCGGATACGTCCAGGTACCGATCACCGCCGACGTCGCCAAACCGGACGCCCGCAGCACCGTCGCCGGGTTCGACCACGTCACCGATGATTCACACTGGCAGAAGCGGCTGTTCTGCTCGGCCGACCCGGGTCGGCCGACCAACGTGCACGTGCGGGTGGACGGCTGGCCGGGTCAGCAGTTCGCGCTGCTGTTCGTCGACTGGGTGACCGCCAACCCCGAGGTACGCGCCGAATATCTCGCCCTCAAGCGCCGGGTGTCGGCTCAGGAGCACGCGACGACGGGCG